A region of Maribacter algicola DNA encodes the following proteins:
- a CDS encoding glycosyltransferase family 9 protein, whose product MAKNRKGHILVIRLSAMGDVAMTVPVLLALTEKYPDLKITFLTKPFFAPIVSEIPNVGVFIADVKGVHKGALGLWKLFKQLRGMDVDAVADLHNVLRSNILKIFFKLNGIPIEQLDKGRKEKRELTSGKIKELNPLIPMYLRYQSVFKRHGFEFPVHNVHILEKHRLVADLGSSFFPKGKKVVGIAPFAAFSGKIYPLALMEILISELAAMKDVKILLFGGGQKERTVLEDWEQQYAGCTSVAGKLPFKAELALISNLEVMISMDSANGHLAAMYGVPVITLWGVTHPAAGFAPFGQSVENQIVSNRKEFPLIPTSVYGNKFPPGYDQVMKTISPEQIVKRVRQILIID is encoded by the coding sequence GTGGCCAAAAATAGGAAAGGGCATATATTGGTTATCAGGTTATCGGCCATGGGAGATGTGGCCATGACGGTTCCTGTGCTACTTGCACTGACCGAAAAATATCCCGATCTAAAAATTACATTTCTTACCAAACCATTTTTTGCACCCATTGTATCTGAAATTCCCAACGTAGGTGTTTTTATTGCCGATGTAAAAGGCGTGCATAAAGGGGCTTTGGGTCTATGGAAACTTTTTAAACAGCTTAGGGGGATGGATGTGGATGCCGTGGCAGATCTTCACAATGTGCTACGCAGTAATATTCTAAAAATCTTTTTTAAATTAAACGGTATCCCTATTGAACAATTGGACAAGGGTAGAAAGGAGAAAAGGGAACTGACTTCGGGAAAAATAAAGGAACTAAATCCTCTAATTCCAATGTACTTGAGGTATCAATCGGTTTTCAAAAGACATGGTTTTGAATTTCCCGTTCACAATGTGCATATTTTGGAAAAACATAGATTAGTCGCCGATTTAGGTTCTAGTTTTTTTCCTAAAGGCAAGAAGGTAGTAGGTATCGCACCCTTTGCCGCTTTTTCCGGTAAAATATACCCTCTTGCATTAATGGAGATTTTGATTTCGGAATTGGCCGCAATGAAAGATGTAAAAATACTTCTTTTTGGAGGTGGCCAAAAAGAGCGGACAGTTTTGGAGGATTGGGAACAACAATACGCTGGATGCACCTCGGTAGCGGGAAAATTACCGTTTAAAGCGGAACTCGCCCTAATCAGTAATTTGGAGGTAATGATTTCCATGGATAGCGCAAACGGCCATTTGGCAGCTATGTACGGTGTTCCTGTAATTACTTTGTGGGGCGTAACACATCCGGCAGCTGGCTTTGCACCCTTTGGCCAGTCGGTTGAAAACCAAATTGTTTCGAACAGGAAAGAATTCCCCCTGATACCTACATCTGTTTACGGAAACAAATTTCCGCCGGGATATGATCAAGTCATGAAAACAATTTCACCTGAACAGATTGTAAAAAGAGTTCGGCAAATACTTATAATTGACTAG